In Sphaeramia orbicularis chromosome 5, fSphaOr1.1, whole genome shotgun sequence, the genomic stretch TGTCACCTGTGTATAAAGTGGGATACTTACAAAGTTGGCAGCATCCATGATGCCATCCTCAACCGGGTGAGTACAGTCTAGGGTGAATTTGAGGATCTGCTTCTTCCTCTTCCCTCCCTGCTTTTTGACCACCTGCTTTTTCTGGGACACACATTATACATAAGATTATAAGTACTACCACAACATGTGCAcctgtaaaaatgacaaataaaattgTTTAGCTGCGTCAAGATATCGGAAGTTTGTAGCTGTTGTGTATTCAAATCTGTATGAGACATGGACAAGAGCAAAAAGTTGGTAAATttttaactatttacaaatattcGTTCTACCGGCGTTTCATGGTACCACCGCTAGCTCATGTTAGCATAAGCAGTTAGCCCAACGTGGTGGAGGCTAACACAGTAAACAAAACTTCAAACGAGGCTAAAAAGACTCGGCGAACATTCATTAAGGTTCAGTGATTATATATAGTTCTCTATGTGAAGCGAACAAGTGAAAATATATGGTGTACATGCGGTTTATCTTGGCGTTTGTCTACTCACAATCGGGGCCATGGCTGACACGTTCAGCTAAAAGGAAGGAGGAGAGCATGCGCAGGAAGTGTAATAGCCGGCGGAGACAGCGATCCGATCGATTTATCTGTGTTCGATTAACCATGCGACTGGGGAATAGGAATAAGGCTGAAacaccttttgattatttttgccaaatttcacagtcattgctccaaatttgcacatcaacgtccaaacatcactgtcttcaaagcccttttttccaattacgtggacaatttgagaaacagtataaattctaaagcaaaaaaaaaaaaaaaaaaaaagtcaaatgtataatcttattcaatttgtataatttctatttattcctcgagcaatttttaaaaaaattttatcacatatttttatttatttttattaattcattttattttattatttttatttatttattttctttcctaatgtttttacttacatgtatttctctatataatgtaaaagattttgtgaattatggaactttctacccttgttgttgtatactattacgTATATTTACTGTTCAGTGTTAATGgttcaaataaaaaagaaaaaaaaaaaagaaaaaaaaaatagtaaggctGAAACActgcaatttgtttattttttttttattatttcagtcagGCACAGTGCCATTCTGTTGACAGTGATATGCAGTCAAAtatcttgtaatttttttttaaaattttttttttagctcttttgTGCCTTCATACTTTACGTAAGTAttaatgtaaaaacagtaaagttagcTCAGGCTCATTTAGTTTCATGCACTAAGCTAGCTCAATTTTTTGTTGACAAAGATGTTTAACCATTTCGTTTACAGTTAGAATTGACATACCCCTATGCTAATGTCAAATTCCCTTACCTATGCTAAATGTATTAGCAAGTTCACTGCTGGAAGAAGTATATTAAAACTCATACCAAACTGATAATAcataaacattaaatattaacTGAGTAAAAAATTATGAATTAAAAACTTTAGTAAAGTAGAAGTATATGTAATGAGCTTAATGTACTTAAAGCATGAAAAGGAGAACTAGtcctttattttcttatattttttgaaTTCACATTTTCTATTTCTATGTATAGTAATTACTCTTTTATCTACAGtgatgtgcaaaaatattagagcACTTGTCAAATCTTACGAAACTGGTGGTTTATGTGTTCCCAGAGtgtgaatttcacttttttgccattgcaaaaggtaaaggataaggtactgagaatatttctcctacaaatgtatcagtccagtcctttttttttttttttttttttttttttttacattttagtctaatatttagtgtgccctcccttggcaacaatctaaggaaactctgaggaaactctctggaatgagcttctaagagcgtggaatgacattggggttgaaactctttgaaaatacatcgacacaatgccagaaagatgcgcagctgtgattgttgccaagggtgGGCCCACACTAAAtcttagagtaaaatgtaaaaaaggactagactgataaatttgtaggtgaaatattctcagtacctttgcccttaccttttgcaatggcaaaaaagtgaaattcaagctctgggaaaaaaataaaccaccagtttcttaagatttgacaagtgttcaaatatttttgcacaccactgtatttgtttatttctttgtattttatgcactgtctgttttattttctgctgtacagtgtccttgggtgtcctgaaagacacctataaataaaatttatgtaCTGTAgataatatatgaatgaatgaattatgattattattcatACTGatgctgcattaatgtgtatgttgcggtttactgctgtaaatgtttATGACTGATGTAATTTATCTACTATATTTACTGAGAGGTTGTTTAATCTACACTGAGCAGGGAGTGTGTGAGAAGTAATAATCTGAAAAGTGATTAGTAAtcctttaaacaaatttaaatgtgtgatttttgTCTCCAACATGTAGTGGAGTGGAAATATGAAGTTGCATAATGACCTCAAATTTGTAGTTAAATACAGTATTTGAGTAAAAGTACCTAATTACATCCTACCACTGCCTAATTCCCAACATTCAGAATATTCTGAACAGTTTTGGTTTTGTACAGCTCTGCCCTGCTGTTCATGAAACAGCCTATTAAGATTAGAAACAGAATGCCTGTGTTCATGGGACAGCAATATTAAATATCCTTTTGCACTTTGGCAACACTTGGGGGCTGCCAAGAGGTGTGTGCTGTCAGCTGCCTGGCGGAGGGACCCCATCGGCCTACTATTGAAGAGTTTCTGCATTGCTGCCATTCCTACTGAGGGTAGCTGATAACACCAGTGAAAGGTAAGACAGTGGCTGTGTGTGCTTTATGCAGACAGGCCTGCTGCATTTACAGTAGGTTTGTTAGCTAGATGTCATGTTGGTGCTGACAATGCCTTTGATGTTGTTATTTTGTCATCTGTGAATTGGGTGTTGTGACTGAAGCTGCAGGCATAATTTCAGAACTGACAAGGTAAGAAAAGCAGAGAAGGTTGCtctagtttattttaatgtgtcagATGTGGAACTGTTTGAATTGTTTGGTAACACAGGCAGTGAAGTCTCTGTAATTTGATCACTGACTGGAATTTTCTGCCAAATCACTTGTTAGTTTCTGTTTGTGTGGATGATGTCGCCTTGAAAACCTGTCTCTTTGtaactcacagtttgtcattacTCACTTACTCCATGAACAGATGGCTGGAGGCATCTTCACCAATTTGGACAACTTGTGTAATGTGGACTGTACCAGCGTCCACCCCCTGGTGTGTCACCTCTGCCATGAGCAGTACCAGTGCCCCTGTCTGTTGGACTGTTACCACATCTTCTGTGCCCGCTGCCTTCGAGGCCGAACCAGTGACGGCCGCCTCAGCTGCCCCCTCTGTGGGTAAGAAAAAGCATTGTGAGGTTGATTTAGGTCAAATTGCGCCCCATATGTAGTCCATTACCAATGTTGTGAGGTAATGGAAAAGTCTGAAATTCCTACACAACCTAAACACAagctgtagatgtttgttttcatttccacACTCACATTGCGTTATATAGCCAACATTTCTCAGCTGTGAAACAGGATGTTACTTTCAAAGGAATACGTTTCCTTATTTGATCATAGTGCGACAAAAATATGTTTCAGTTGTATGCTAAATGTTTTGGCATCTATCCTGTAAAAAGGAGCCAAGTTATAACACCTGTAATACAAAATCAGTAATCCGCACACAATCCCTAAACATGGAGAACTAACAGATGCACACTGACTGTGGTGGACTCTCAGCATGTATCACGACAACCCTCTGTGATGCAAAACGCAGGTCAGGCAATCTTCTAAAATATGATTAAGCtctgtaaatgtctgtaaatgtctgtaataaaatattttgctCCTTGAAGCGCCTTGGAGGGTCAAATGCTTTGTGTGAAGAGCTAGATTTGTCCTGCAGGCTCCAGTTTTGAGCCATGCTGCTCAAAGGGATTGGTTCCACATAACTTCATTAGTAGATTGGGTTTGGTTCATGCAGGAGATTTGAGGAGAATCCCATTGGTTTCAGAAAGCATCAGGTCTCTGTGTTGGTTTAGGAGGCAGCTCAGTGACCTATTGttgcccctgtgtgtgtgtagggcAGTTCTGAGTGGCTGGAGCAGCTGCTGGGTCATCCCAGACTCTGATTTAGCCCTCGGCCATAACACACACCGCTCCACGGGGTCAGCAAGTTCTAATAAGACCAGTCACACAGCAAACAAAGCATATTGGCATTTGGCGGTGATGCCAGCAGCTTAGGCTAATCAGAAGTCACATGATACAGATCCATGTTCGTCCCTATTAAGGAATGACTTTTGGTCCAGTCACCTTCAGGTCTGCGATATTCATTTTCTCTGATCAGGGCAGGCAGATGTACAGAAGTAGACCATGTCACTATATGTTGCTAATGGACAAGAGTTTATTTAGGTTTtctatatgggtattattgttatgtaatggacagagtttactttttttttttttttttttttttttttatatgggtattattgtcatgaaatggacagaatatattttgttttttttttatttgagtattgttataaattggatatagtttatttttgatacaaATATTACCGCTAAGaaattgacagtttatttttgtgcattattgttatggaacggatagtttacttttgtttttgatatgtgtattattgatatgaaatggacagagtttattttgtttttgatatgtgcactattacttctgtgaaaaggactgagtttattttgatgtgaaatgctgctgcaaaatggacagtcagtccttgatatgtacagcaattgtgtgttttgtgcttagtcagaatttagtctaatatgtgtaggatttttgagttacttatgggatctgacatgggaatttaggataggtagaaggatggagtaagggggcgggtgattataaattaaacttcatcctgctccttttcaaatgctggattttcttttatatatatattccttttgctatttggttttaatgctcatttaaaataaataaacaaacaaacaaatatgggtATAATTTGTCTGTtatagataacactgggttacaaaaaaatgttttttgcaagttgtctaggttttttcaactgaattaggaccattttgcaccactaaatccaaaaatgacatctctttttctcaatcaggtcaggtttttttgctaatttgattttgaaaaatttgatcttctcacaaaactgatgacatttttgtgactttatcagttgattttttatatagttctcacccaaaataggttttaagagaaaaaaaatcattttctaacaggattcctgttaggtacaatggtgtattcaccgcagatgtagcagaatacgtcaggcttatttttgcaagatcttctagtcgaagccatttcattcacctgtaatattaaaaaaaaaaaacattaatcataaataggcaaaagtaaaatcttcagaactcgtttattgcaagaaatatgaaagaattttgtatcatatgatgtgaaaatgcccataaatgtaagcaaaaatgttaaaaagccaatatgtagcatagttcagaaagttgacctgattgagcaaaatgaatgtgattttttgattcagcacaccagaattatcctaaatcagctcaaaaaacttcaacaataaatttgctgttgaccagtgtaatcagataCAACCCTAACATATTCATATTGAGGTTGTGAATGAGGAAATCTATAAATTTTAATGTCATTGCATTCCTCAGCTTTTCATCAATGCATTTCTCATTAAATGTGATTTCATTGTGACCATCATTTAGTGAGAAGCTGCTGAATTGTAACTCTACTCATTCACAGCTACCTCTTCTCAAAATGTTAATTTTGCTGATGATATAgtggatgaattaaaaaaaaaaaaaaaaaaaacactccacatATCCACTCTATACTACAAGATACTGATACTGAATACTGAATAGCATCGCCTAATCTCCAGACTTAAAACATTCATGCCCCTCACAGCTATTTGATATTCACCTTTGCTGGATTAGAGTGGATGCTGTAGTCAGCATAAGTTAAAGCAACAGTAGTGCAcaccaaggtaaaaaaaaaaaaaaaattagacggAGGAAAAAACCGACAGTCAtggattttctttgtaaataaccTAGTGGGCACAGAGCCGCTGTTCTCTGTTGTCTGGGCTAAAGCTATATGAGGTCTTCTGCCTGGCAGCTACTATTTCCATCAGCCGTAGCAGCAGCAGCCCACTAACAGCTGCTCAGTGAAGAAGCATGTAATCTAGGAATTCACTACTCTGCTATTAGTAGAACACAACAGATCCCTGCTGCTGTGAAAACTAGATAAAACATGGACAGCAGAAGGGGGAGGAACATTTGCATCCCTGCGACTGCATTAAAATGGTGGCAAACAACATAATACAGGCCTGTACAAATGCAGTTAATGTGACAGAAAACACTGACCACATCTGTAGTGTTTCCACCAAGTCCTTTAAATTCTTGGGGATATCAAAAAGCGGTTTTAGAATTTCATTAATCAatctttaatttaaccctttcatgcatactggtcactacagtggacagctattctacagcttttctcttctatattcatggattgtttttttttgtttttttttcccacacatatctttattaaagttttaagacactacatatcttttctgacatgaactggtaacattatgtagatctcttctgagcacaaacccccagaatcacaaagccctccccattgttttcacacaatttatcagtaaatacatgtttctgtgcattaaaaattaaatgtgtggcatccagttgagtggacatttttgcaacttcatgaaaaataggtccataagaattttttttaatgtattttttacatttttaaaatcatttttattttttaatttatttttcagaagaaaattttcaatcgcatcgtttttttcatgcctgaagaagaataaaaacactcaggaaaaaaatttgattaaggttctcataattcgtgcatgaaagggttaactgaggtGATTCTACAGCTTCTGTTTTGTAAGTCTGTGCACCCAGACTTCAGTTAACTAATCAGTTCTTATAGTATACAGGATAGATTACATGCTGTTTTCACACATCTACTAAATAGAAGAGCTGAGCTTGACTGGGAAATTAAATAACACTTTATGCAGATATCACGCTTACAGGTGTAGAACTAAGATCATTGGTTACACAGTGTGTGGTACACCAGaagaaaacatgtttttaatCAGAGATGACACAGCGCCATCTTCTGGAATGTACAAGAAATTCAGACAGCACAAATTTGAAGGTTTTTAAACTTTAATACCCACCAGACACAGTTGAgtttattttcagtgtaaattcagCAAACTTAGAATTCTTCTTATAGATAATTACACACTGTTTGTATTAACACTTTACCCAGATTTGaacaaaaatgtatgaaaatggcACAAATTATATATAGAGTGATATAATGCGACATGTCAGTGTTCTTCTTGATAGTCCTCAGTTTTCATGTCGTTCAGTCCAAGGTCTTCATTCTGCTCAAATGAGCGGGTGTACTTCTCTGTGGTCATCTCCGGGTCTGGTTCTGGGGCGTACACATTCTGCAAGTAGCTGTTTCCTGCCGGGTCATCCAAGACGATGTGGACATCCAATTCTCCAGCAATTATCTGGTCGATCTTCTTCCCAAACTCATTCAGCTTCTGTATCCGATCTTCCACGCCGCTGTCACCAGAGACGAAAGGGTTTTTGCCAACCACCATGTCTTTGATGTCTTTCAGCAGCCCCTCCAGAGTCGTGAACTTTCCCCCCAGAGCTGCCATCCCGAGCTCAAAGTCCAGCTCTGGTATACAGACTCCACATGTCTCCGACTTGAGCACGTCTCGGGTCATGTCAGAAGGGTCGGTGATGTGCAGGGTGATCTTGGTGCCCAGTTCTTCTGTCGCTCCACCTGATTTCACCTCATTGGTCCGATGGCCACAGCTGTCACAGTTTGTGGCCATGATGATGACCTCTTTGAAGTGAGGGATCTGGACCAGCTTCATGTTAGTTGAGGCCGGTGCATTGCATTCTGGGCAATTGGTGTTGAATACTAAAACCTCATTTCTCATGGTTTCCAAGTCGTTGCCAGCCggttcattgtcttcatcatcatcagccTTTAACCCCAGTAGAACATCTTGCTGGGATGTCCTTGTGAACCAGGTCACAGTTAGAGACTCATCTTTTTGAGGGGCATGTGGATTTTCAACAAAACTATTCCCTGAAGGATCCTCAATCACCAGAGTGAATTCATGCTCAACATCCTTTAACTTTTTCAGCTTCTGGATGAATTCATCTATCTTCTCAGCCACATCTGGTTGAATGGCCCTCCTCACTGGCTGGTCCTGCTCCAAACCTGCTACAGCCCGGTCCAAAAGACCCTCGATGGTAGAAAGAGAACCCTTCTGTGTGAATGGAGGGATTTCAAAATCCAGCTCAGGGATCCTGGTGGTTGCGCTGTCTGCTTTCACCACCTCCCGGTTCAAGTCCTGTTTGGTCTTCAGCTTCAGGGTATAACACACGCCTTTCTCTTGAATCCGACCCGCAGACTGGATTTCAGTGTTGGACCAACCGCAGTTATCACAGTTGAAGGAGCTgacgattatttccttgaagaacggGATTCTGGTCAGAAGTAAGCGGGTTGTGCCGTTTTCGTGGCAGTTCATGCACATGCTCTCTATCTCCGTGGGCTGTCCGTCTTCATCATCGGCGCTGATATCCTTGAAAACAGAACCTCGTACACTGTCTTCGGCTATGACGGacatgttcttcctctaaaatGCTGCTCTGGCCATAAAAACACTTGACGCTCTCGTACAGCTGTGTCTTTCTCTAGAACCTTCTAGATGACAGGATGACTAACCTACACTCCGCACGTTTGTTTCATTGGCTTTGATTTACTTCCTGTTCCGCATTTTCTTCTTCGCTGACGGCGGCGCTCTGCTGACGTCACTGCTGCCCCTAGAGGTTTTCTGGAGTACTGCAGGACAAtagttttgctttttctttttctaaaccGGGGTgggcaattaaccctttcatgcacgaattatgagaacctttatcaaaatttttttcctgagtgtttttattcctctttaggcatgaaaaaaacaatgtgatagaaaattttcttctgaaaaataaataaataaataaataaataaaataaaaaataatttatagaaaattaaaaatacatttaaaaaagtaataatgacaaaacaattattatgaatctatttttcatgaagttgcaaaaatatccactcagctggacaccacacgtttaatttttgacacacagaaacatgtatttactgataaattgtgtgaaaactatggggaagacttgtgattctgggggtttatgctcaggagagatctacataatgtttcgaattcatgtcagaaaagatatgtagtgtcttaaaactttaataaagatatgtgtaaaggaaaaacaaaacaaaaaaaaacaacgaaaagaacaacaaaatccatgaatatacaagagaacagctgtagaatagctgtccactgtagtgaccactatgcacgaaagggttaattttcttatggggccacatgagaaactttgacaattaTTAAGGGCCGAATCAATGcccttgcagctctgctcaatatacagtatatctctataaaaacagtaaatgaaacaatacaatgacacaatgaaaatgtggagcacagaatactatttaatgaatattcacaaaaacatttctgaaactgtgcaaaaccagctccatgttaactttacattaaaaaccataaatgcagctttgtttgtttgcatatctcagttccttttctgacttcagtgaagaaatttTTAGAAGTCTatgtcttgttaaaatctttgcattcttaatcaaactttctttctttttttggtgttagctgacatcttaatgggctgaaactgaccaacaaaccaataagctttattataacCTTAAGCTTTATGCTGAGTACGGAAAGTATGTGCGAAAAAACGCTAATTTAGCggatcctacaaaataaaagctgtgccgttgcattggttgcatctattaccatGACATATATTTGCAttaacttttaatttgccagtgacctcatgcagGGTCAGCTATCGGGCTGCATGTGGCCTGCGGGCCTTACTTTGCCCAGGTCTGTTCTAAACGGAAGTTTTCAGGCAATAtaacaagggagtaggtttgaatttgacattggtggggacacaaaagtgctccaaggcagcactcctgaaaactgattcttttttcttttttttttgcaatcataattttacatcatgtcgagctgatcaaatgagcaaacaatcatagtcaaaaaaaattcagtaattgacatgtttataatgcatatctgaatgtCTAAAGACagtacaagaatttaatgcattctgcaaagttattctcatgactaatatgtccattattatttaacctcaacagtgaatttacagcctctcctccagcttctcctcttccttctgttGGGTtccttctgttgggtttctgtaaattggcttaaaatttgacttgatttgatctatctcccctttatgtgaagcactttgtaacatgttgttttaaaaagtgctatataaataaagctttacttacttacgtaCTTACttactcctccttcttctcctcctctacctcctcctccttcttctcctcttcctcctccctcctctctactgtctgtcacctgacataaatatgctgATGCATGACATCTGAACAGATTGcggatacaatgatcatagagtttgatcatacagttattgcctgagcaaaaaaggcttttactttcaatgattacatgtaatttattccccaaaaatatggataaaatcacatctagaatcacatttagaatctgaggttttattgtattttccccacaaaatttctttatttgtgttttttgctctcttccatagaaatacatgaaaataagtaaaaattaacttaaaaaaatatatatctgtttggcattaaatagtgtctttcattgtattgcttgtgattacacagtagtggctggatattggtagggacgtgtccctagcgtccctacccAATTCTGCGCCCCTGCAATGTAATGATGAAATACTCATTCAGCAGTTTTTAAAAAGTGGTTTATAATACATTTAATTGATTCACTAGTCTTCTGTGCACCTATGTTCCATGTTTTAATTCAGCCAAACAATTGAAATTCTTCCTCTAGTATTCTTCTACTTGCCAACCACagtttttaaacaaaatgtaaaaactaaacttgAGTTGAATGACCTTCCATTAGAATATGTCAAAAACGACAAGTACCTTGGACATATTGtatctgataacactggtcaacaacagatttattgtttaagttttttgagctgatttaggatcattttggtgtgctgaatccaaaaatcacattcattttgctcaatcaggtcaactttctgaactatgctacatattggctttttaatatttttgcttacatttatgggtgttttcacatcatatgatacaaaattctttcatatttcttgcaataaacgagttctgaagattttacttttgccaatttatgattaatgttttttttttttaatattacaggtgaatgaaatggcttcgactagaagatcttgcaaaaataagcctgacgtattctgctacatctgcggtgaatacaccattgtacctaacaggaatcctgttagaaaatgattttttttctcttaaaacctattttgggtgagaactatataaaaaatcaactgataaagtcacaaaaatgtcatcaattttgtgagaagatcaaatttttcaagatcaaattagcaaaaacacctgacctgattgagaaaaacagatgtcatttttggatttagcggtgcaaaatggtcctaattcagttgaaaaaacctagacaacttgcaaaaaacatttttttgtaacccagtgtaatcttagtgatgataatgacattCAAACTGAGGTTAGGAGTCTTTCTGGCAGGAGTAATTTTTAATCTctcgcaggttttatttttgttccagtaccgttaagaataaattgttcatatccTTTAGCTCGAATATGtatctctgttacttatgggttaattttaaacgttgcactgctcactcagtcagagttgcttttaacaatgcattctGTTTTATACGTGgtttttatcgtagctgtagtgctagtg encodes the following:
- the zpr1 gene encoding zinc finger protein ZPR1 gives rise to the protein MSVIAEDSVRGSVFKDISADDEDGQPTEIESMCMNCHENGTTRLLLTRIPFFKEIIVSSFNCDNCGWSNTEIQSAGRIQEKGVCYTLKLKTKQDLNREVVKADSATTRIPELDFEIPPFTQKGSLSTIEGLLDRAVAGLEQDQPVRRAIQPDVAEKIDEFIQKLKKLKDVEHEFTLVIEDPSGNSFVENPHAPQKDESLTVTWFTRTSQQDVLLGLKADDDEDNEPAGNDLETMRNEVLVFNTNCPECNAPASTNMKLVQIPHFKEVIIMATNCDSCGHRTNEVKSGGATEELGTKITLHITDPSDMTRDVLKSETCGVCIPELDFELGMAALGGKFTTLEGLLKDIKDMVVGKNPFVSGDSGVEDRIQKLNEFGKKIDQIIAGELDVHIVLDDPAGNSYLQNVYAPEPDPEMTTEKYTRSFEQNEDLGLNDMKTEDYQEEH